In Bacillus cytotoxicus NVH 391-98, the following are encoded in one genomic region:
- the spoIIR gene encoding stage II sporulation protein R, producing the protein MEEMKKQVIAYFLLLLIGAQLLVQFGYMKADAKGPAVIPKEAVRLRILANSDSDKDQALKRKVRDEVKAQIDGWVADLKTFEEARQVIQSHIPEIEKTVAYTLQEEGSKESFQVTFGKNIKFPTKVYGNFIYPAGEYEAVLITIGKGEGANWWCVLFPPMCFMDFSSGTAVEKEEKVVKAESLNQAEEVTPQLEKEEEPTKEVNKDKVQRKGNNQQERVKEGVKQVVTKKAQDNLKETKDQEKSDTLETVETVETVEKTKESADKKQDQKVEVVESEEEPEVKLFIVEAVSSLFSK; encoded by the coding sequence GTGGAGGAAATGAAAAAACAAGTGATTGCTTATTTTCTTTTACTATTAATTGGTGCACAGTTACTTGTGCAGTTTGGATATATGAAAGCTGATGCGAAAGGACCAGCGGTGATTCCGAAAGAAGCAGTTCGTCTTCGGATTTTAGCAAATAGTGATTCAGATAAAGATCAAGCATTAAAGCGAAAAGTACGCGATGAAGTAAAAGCGCAAATTGATGGTTGGGTAGCAGATTTAAAAACCTTTGAGGAAGCGCGTCAAGTCATTCAAAGTCATATCCCAGAAATCGAAAAAACAGTTGCTTATACGTTACAAGAAGAAGGGAGTAAGGAATCATTTCAAGTTACATTTGGAAAGAATATAAAATTTCCTACAAAGGTTTATGGTAACTTTATTTATCCAGCAGGAGAATATGAAGCGGTATTAATTACGATTGGAAAGGGAGAGGGAGCAAACTGGTGGTGTGTATTATTCCCGCCAATGTGCTTTATGGATTTTTCGAGCGGTACAGCTGTCGAGAAAGAAGAGAAAGTTGTAAAGGCTGAATCGCTGAATCAAGCAGAGGAAGTAACACCGCAGCTTGAAAAAGAAGAAGAGCCTACCAAAGAGGTAAACAAAGATAAAGTGCAGCGAAAAGGGAATAATCAGCAAGAGCGAGTAAAAGAAGGAGTAAAACAGGTAGTGACGAAAAAAGCACAAGATAATCTGAAAGAAACAAAGGATCAAGAAAAAAGCGATACATTAGAAACGGTGGAAACTGTGGAAACTGTGGAAAAAACAAAAGAGTCTGCGGATAAAAAACAAGATCAAAAGGTGGAAGTAGTAGAGTCTGAAGAAGAACCTGAAGTGAAATTATTTATTGTTGAGGCTGTTTCATCTTTATTTTCTAAATAA